In Citrus sinensis cultivar Valencia sweet orange chromosome 2, DVS_A1.0, whole genome shotgun sequence, a single genomic region encodes these proteins:
- the LOC102611252 gene encoding putative serine/threonine-protein kinase isoform X1, whose protein sequence is MSCRCFGGSRFHSKKSAEREAPQGVDGELLRNVNHFSYTELRSATDDFHLSNKIGRGGFGTVYKGTLTNGRRIAVKPLSAESKQGVREFITEIMTLSNVRHPNLVELIGCCVQGTRRILVYEYVENNSLDRVLLGATKANIKLNWEKRSDICVGIAKGLAFLHEELVPHIVHRDIKASNILLDQEFNPKIGDFGLAKLFPDNITHITTRIAGTTGYLAPEYVLGGQLTMKADVYSFGVLVLEIISGRNSGKAMWGQMNKFLLEWAWQLHQEEKPLELVDPELGEYPPNEIIRYMKVAFFCTQAAASRRPQMNQVIKMLTKNIRLNEEELTAPGLFQDSESSSVGTSDKKSSDSTLQMSSVPVTITQVTPR, encoded by the exons ATGAGTTGTAGGTGCTTTGGTGGCTCGCGTTTTCACAGCAAGAAGAGCGCTGAGCGTGAGGCTCCACAAGGCGTAGATG GGGAATTACTGAGGAATGTCAACCATTTTTCTTACACTGAATTAAGATCAGCGACAGATGATTTTCATTTAAGCAATAAGATAGGGCGAGGAGGTTTTGGAACTGTATACAAG GGGACCCTAACAAATGGAAGACGCATTGCTGTGAAGCCACTTTCTGCTGAGTCAAAGCAGGGGGTGCGTGAATTTATAACTGAGATCATGACTCTATCAAATGTCAGGCATCCTAACCTTGTTGAGTTGATCGGTTGCTGTGTCCAAGGAACAAGACGGATATTGGTTTAtgaatatgtagaaaataacAGCCTAGATCGTGTGTTATTAG GTGCTACAAAAGCAAATATAAAGTTGAACTGGGAAAAAAGATCTGATATTTGTGTGGGTATTGCTAAAGGTCTCGCATTCCTTCATGAAGAACTTGTGCCACATATTGTGCATAGAGACATCAAAGCTAGTAATATACTTCTTGACCAAGAGTTTAATCCAAAGATAGGAGACTTCGGATTGGCTAAACTTTTTCCAGATAATATCACTCACATTACAACAAGGATAGCAGGAACAAC TGGCTATTTGGCACCAGAGTATGTATTGGGTGGCCAGTTGACCATGAAGGCTGATGTTTACAGTTTTGGGGTCCTTGTACTTGAAATAATTAGTGGAAGAAATAGTGGAAAGGCAATGTGGGgacaaatgaataaatttcttttggaatGG GCATGGCAGCTCCACCAAGAGGAGAAACCCTTGGAGCTAGTGGATCCAGAGCTTGGCGAATATCCACCGAACGAAATCATTAGGTACATGAAAGTTGCTTTTTTCTGCACGCAAGCAGCTGCTAGCAGAAGACCACAAATGAATCAAGTAATCAAGATGCTTACAAAGAACATCCGGCTCAATGAGGAGGAGCTTACAGCCCCTGGTCTTTTCCAAGACTCAGAAAGTAGTAGTGTCGGTACATCGGATAAAAAATCATCAGACTCCACTCTTCAGATGAGCTCGGTTCCTGTCACCATTACACAGGTGACACCCAGGTGA
- the LOC102611823 gene encoding RNA polymerase II C-terminal domain phosphatase-like 1 → MYKTVAYLGKEILGEVEIYPQQQGEGGEGEEKNKKVFDEIRISYFSEASERCPPLAVLHTITASGICFKMESKSSDNIQLHLLHSSCIRENKTAVMPLGLTEELHLVAMYSRNNEKQYPCFWAFSVGSGLYNSCLTMLNLRCLGIVFDLDETLIVANTMRSFEDRIEALLRKISTEVDPQRIAGMQAEVKRYQDDKNILKQYAENDQVNENGKVIKVQSEVVPALSDSHQALVRPLIRLQEKNIILTRINPQIRDTSVLVRLRPAWEDLRSYLTARGRKRFEVYVCTMAERDYALEMWRLLDPESNLINTKELLDRIVCVKSGSRKSLFNVFQDGTCHPKMALVIDDRLKVWDDKDQPRVHVVPAFAPYYAPQAEANNAIPVLCVARNIACNVRGGFFKEFDEGLLQRIPEISYEDDVKDIPSPPDVSNYLVSEDDAATANGIKDPLSFDGMADAEVERRLKEAIAASATISSAVANLDPRLAPFQYTMPSSSSTTTLPTSQAAVMPLANMQFPPATSLVKPLGHVGPPEQSLQSSPAREEGEVPESELDPDTRRRLLILQHGMDTRENAPSEAPFPARTQMQVSVPRVPSRGSWFPVEEEMSPRQLNRAVPKEFPLNSEAMQIEKHRPPHPSFFPKIENPSTSDRPHENQRMPKEALRRDDRLRLNHTLSDYQSFSGEEIPLSRSSSSSRDVDFESGRDVSSTETPSGVLQDIAMKCGTKVEFRPALVASTELQFSIEAWFAGEKIGEGIGRTRREAQRQAAEGSIKHLANVYMLRVKSDSGSGHGDGSRFSNANENCFMGEINSFGGQPLAKDESLSSEPSKLVDPRLEGSKKLMGSVSALKELCMTEGLGVVFQQQPPSSANSVQKDEVYAQVEIDGQVLGKGIGSTWDEAKMQAAEKALGSLRSMFGQFPQKHQGSPRSLQGMPNKRLKPEFPRVLQRMPPSGRYPKNAPPVP, encoded by the exons atgtATAAAACGGTGGCGTATCTAGGAAAGGAAATATTGGGGGAAGTGGAGATATATCCACAACAACAAGGTGAAGGTGGTGAAGGAGaggaaaagaacaagaaagtGTTCGATGAAATCAGAATAAGTTACTTCTCAGAAGCGAGTGAGAGGTGTCCGCCACTGGCAGTGCTACATACAATAACAGCTAGTgggatttgcttcaaaatGGAGTCTAAATCATCGGACAACATCCAGCTACATCTTTTGCACTCCTCCTGTATCAGAGAGAACAAG ACTGCAGTGATGCCGCTGGGATTGACTGAGGAGCTCCACTTGGTTGCCATGTATTCTAGGAATAACGAGAAACAGTATCCATGTTTCTGGGCATTCAGTGTTGGATCTGGACTGTACAATTCTTGTCTCACCATGTTGAACCTTAGATGTCTTGGCATTGTATTTGATCTGGATGAAACTCTCATAGTTGCAAATACAATGCGTTCGTTTGAGGATAGGATTGAAGCTTTACTGCGAAAAATTAGCACTGAGGTGGACCCACAGCGTATTGCTGGTATGCAGGCTGAGGTCAAGCGCTATCAAGATGACAAGAATATTCTAAAGCAATATGCTGAAAATGATCAGGTTAATGAAAATGGGAAGGTGATCAAAGTTCAGTCTGAGGTTGTTCCAGCCTTGTCTGACAGCCATCAAGCTCTTGTACGTCCACTCATACGGTTACAGGAGAAAAACATTATTCTAACGCGCATCAATCCGCAG ATTCGTGACACCAGTGTTCTGGTGAGGTTGAGACCTGCATGGGAAGACCTGCGGAGCTATTTGACTGCTAGAGGACGCAAGCGTTTTGAGGTTTATGTTTGTACAATGGCAGAAAGGGATTATGCTTTAGAGATGTGGAGGCTTCTTGATCCAGAGTCGAATTTGATAAATACAAAAGAATTGTTGGATCGCATTGTATGTGTGAAGTCTG GTTCAAGGAAGTCTCTGTTCAATGTCTTTCAAGATGGAACATGTCATCCCAAGATGGCACTGGTGATTGATGATCGTTTGAAAGTATGGGATGACAAAGATCAACCTAGGGTGCATGTTGTTCCTGCATTTGCTCCATATTATGCTCCTCAAGCTGAA GCTAATAATGCTATTCCTGTTTTATGTGTGGCAAGGAACATTGCTTGCAATGTCAGAGGTGGTTTTTTCAA AGAATTTGACGAGGGTCTTCTGCAAAGGATACCAGAGATTTCATATGAAGATGATGTTAAGGATATTCCTTCCCCTCCTGATGTGAGCAACTATCTAGTGTCAGAG GATGATGCTGCTACTGCAAATGGAATCAAAGATCCACTTTCTTTTGATGGCATGGCTGATGCTGAGGTTGAAAGAAGACTGAAG GAGGCAATAGCAGCTTCTGCAACAATCTCTTCAGCAGTCGCCAATTTAGATCCAAGGCTTGCTCCTTTTCAGTATACGATGCCATCTTCTTCTAGCACCACCACTCTCCCTACATCTCAAGCAGCAGTGATGCCATTGGCCAATATGCAGTTTCCTCCAGCCACTTCATTAGTTAAACCATTGGGTCATGTTGGTCCTCCAGAACAAAGCTTGCAGAGTTCTCCTGCAAGAGAAGAGGGTGAAGTGCCTGAATCTGAATTAGATCCTGATACCAGGAGAAGGCTTCTTATACTGCAACATGGGATGGATACAAGAGAAAATGCCCCAAGTGAAGCTCCATTTCCTGCAAGAACCCAGATGCAAGTTTCAGTTCCACGTGTGCCATCACGTGGAAGCTGGTTTCCTGTGGAAGAAGAGATGAGCCCACGGCAATTGAACAGAGCAGTACCAAAAGAATTTCCTTTGAATTCTGAGGCTATGCAAATTGAGAAGCACCGGCCTCCTCATCCATCTTTTTTCCCTAAGATAGAGAATCCTAGTACATCTGATAGGCCTCatgaaaatcaaagaatgcCAAAAGAG GCACTTCGTAGAGATGATCGGTTGAGGTTAAACCATACACTGTCAGATTATCAATCTTTCTCAG GTGAGGAGATCCCCTTGAGTAGATCATCTTCTAGCAGCAGGGATGTTGACTTTGAATCTGGAAGGGATGTTTCAAGTACAGAAACTCCATCAGGAGTTTTACAGGATATAGCAATGAAGTGTGGAACAAAG GTGGAGTTCAGGCCCGCTTTGGTTGCTAGCACGGAATTGCAGTTCTCAATTGAG GCTTGGTTTGCAGGAGAAAAAATCGGTGAAGGAATTGGTAGAACAAGAAGGGAAGCCCAACGTCAAGCTGCAGAGGGATCCATCAAGCACTTGGCTA ATGTATATATGTTACGTGTTAAGTCTGACTCTGGTTCTGGTCATGGAGATGGTAGCAGATTTTCAAATGCAAATGAAAATTGCTTTATGGGCGAGATAAATTCATTTGGGGGTCAGCCATTGGCCAAAGATGAGTCTCTGTCATCAGAGCCTTCGAAGCTTGTTGATCCAAGACTGGAAGGCTCTAAGAAATTAATGGGTTCAGTATCGGCACTTAAAGAATTA TGCATGACGGAGGGCCTTGGGGTAGTGTTTCAGCAGCAGCCTCCATCTTCAGCAAATTCAGTCCAGAAGGATGAAGTATATGCACAG gTTGAAATCGACGGTCAGGTGTTAGGAAAGGGGATTGGGTCAACTTGGGATGAGGCTAAGATGCAG GCTGCTGAGAAAGCTCTTGGAAGTCTAAGATCAATGTTTGGTCAATTTCCTCAGAAACATCAGGGTTCCCCGAG GTCATTGCAAGGGATGCCAAATAAACGACTAAAGCCAGAATTTCCACGAGTTTTGCAGCGGATGCCCCCTTCTGGTAGATATCCCAAGAATGCACCTCCTGTTCCTTGA
- the LOC102611252 gene encoding cold-responsive protein kinase 1 isoform X2, with product MGTLTNGRRIAVKPLSAESKQGVREFITEIMTLSNVRHPNLVELIGCCVQGTRRILVYEYVENNSLDRVLLGATKANIKLNWEKRSDICVGIAKGLAFLHEELVPHIVHRDIKASNILLDQEFNPKIGDFGLAKLFPDNITHITTRIAGTTGYLAPEYVLGGQLTMKADVYSFGVLVLEIISGRNSGKAMWGQMNKFLLEWAWQLHQEEKPLELVDPELGEYPPNEIIRYMKVAFFCTQAAASRRPQMNQVIKMLTKNIRLNEEELTAPGLFQDSESSSVGTSDKKSSDSTLQMSSVPVTITQVTPR from the exons ATG GGGACCCTAACAAATGGAAGACGCATTGCTGTGAAGCCACTTTCTGCTGAGTCAAAGCAGGGGGTGCGTGAATTTATAACTGAGATCATGACTCTATCAAATGTCAGGCATCCTAACCTTGTTGAGTTGATCGGTTGCTGTGTCCAAGGAACAAGACGGATATTGGTTTAtgaatatgtagaaaataacAGCCTAGATCGTGTGTTATTAG GTGCTACAAAAGCAAATATAAAGTTGAACTGGGAAAAAAGATCTGATATTTGTGTGGGTATTGCTAAAGGTCTCGCATTCCTTCATGAAGAACTTGTGCCACATATTGTGCATAGAGACATCAAAGCTAGTAATATACTTCTTGACCAAGAGTTTAATCCAAAGATAGGAGACTTCGGATTGGCTAAACTTTTTCCAGATAATATCACTCACATTACAACAAGGATAGCAGGAACAAC TGGCTATTTGGCACCAGAGTATGTATTGGGTGGCCAGTTGACCATGAAGGCTGATGTTTACAGTTTTGGGGTCCTTGTACTTGAAATAATTAGTGGAAGAAATAGTGGAAAGGCAATGTGGGgacaaatgaataaatttcttttggaatGG GCATGGCAGCTCCACCAAGAGGAGAAACCCTTGGAGCTAGTGGATCCAGAGCTTGGCGAATATCCACCGAACGAAATCATTAGGTACATGAAAGTTGCTTTTTTCTGCACGCAAGCAGCTGCTAGCAGAAGACCACAAATGAATCAAGTAATCAAGATGCTTACAAAGAACATCCGGCTCAATGAGGAGGAGCTTACAGCCCCTGGTCTTTTCCAAGACTCAGAAAGTAGTAGTGTCGGTACATCGGATAAAAAATCATCAGACTCCACTCTTCAGATGAGCTCGGTTCCTGTCACCATTACACAGGTGACACCCAGGTGA
- the LOC102611533 gene encoding clathrin light chain 1-like, translating to MSAFDEFSADGEEQIQNQNSNHHPFNDDAEYSNYGSYSSYNAAEDFSGNHGDVSVDHVQSPEIFGYENQEPGYSQSPFGSGHVENSNGNGNGYGDGSAFVSDGPILPPPTELEPEEGFALREWRRQNAIQLEAKEKREKEMRNQLVEEAEEYKRAFYEKRKLNIETNRTSNREREKLFLANQEKFHKEADKHYWKAIGELIPYEVPNIEKKRGKKDQEKKPSITVIQGPKPGKPTDLSRMRQILVKLKHSPPPHMVPPPPPKDAKDGKDGKDAKNGKDAASAKATTVAPVKDATANGSSDPPKQDAPAAIDKPATESEPTPTA from the exons ATGTCGGCCTTTGATGAATTCAGCGCGGACGGAGAAGAGCaaatccaaaaccaaaacTCAAATCACCATCCGTTCAACGACGACGCCGAATACTCCAACTACGGCTCGTACTCCAGCTACAACGCCGCCGAGGATTTCTCCGGAAACCACGGCGACGTATCTGTAGATCACGTGCAGTCTCCCGAGATCTTCGGTTACGAAAATCAGGAGCCTGGCTACTCTCAGTCTCCATTCGGTTCAGGTCACGTTGAGAACAGTAACGGTAACGGAAATGGATACGGTGACGGTAGTGCGTTCGTTTCTGACGGTCCGATTCTTCCACCTCCCACTGAGTTGGAGCCCGAGGAAGGCTTCGCTCTCCGCGAATGGCGCCG TCAAAATGCGATTCAGCTTGAGGCAAAGGAGAAAAGGGAGAAGGAAATGAGAAATCAGTTAGTTGAAGAAGCCGAGGAGTATAAACGAGCTTTCTATGAAAAACGAAAGCTTAATATAGAGACCAACAGGACTAGTAACAGAGAGAGGGAGAAG TTGTTCTTGGCTAATCAAGAAAAGTTTCACAAAGAGGCTGATAAACATTACTGGAAAGCAATAGGAGAGCTCATTCCTTATGAGGTACCCAACATTGAAAAGAAGAGAGGGAAGAAGGATCAAGAAAAGAAGCCATCAATAACAGTCATCCAGGGACCAAAGCCTGGCAAACCCACTGATCTTTCAAGGATGCGGCAGATACTGGTTAAGCTGAAGCACTCACCCCCACCTCATATGGTGCCACCTCCACCTCCGAAGGATGCCAAAGATGGGAAGGATGGGAAAGATGCCAAGAATGGAAAAGATGCGGCATCAGCAAAAGCTACAACCGTGGCACCAGTTAAAGATGCCACTGCCAATGGTTCTTCAGATCCACCCAAACAAGATGCTCCAGCTGCCATTGACAAGCCTGCTACTGAATCTGAGCCAACACCAACTGCCTAA